A stretch of Cytophagales bacterium DNA encodes these proteins:
- a CDS encoding M42 family metallopeptidase, producing the protein MDNKSKEFLYNYLNNAAPTGFESSGQQIWLDYLKPYIHEHFTDVYGTAVGVINPDHEYKVVIEGHADEISWFVNYINDKGYIYVIRNGGSDHQIAPSKRVNIHTRRGIVKGIFGWPAIHVRKEKEDAPTLKNIFIDVGASSKEEVEEMGIHVGSVITFDDELMELNEKYLVGRALDNRMGGFMIAEVARRLSENGVELPFGLYIVNSVQEEIGLRGAEMISRTIEPNVAIVTDVTHDTNSPMYDKIRSGDISAGKGPTLSYAPAVQNNLRDLILSVAEEKEIPFQRLASSRFTGTDTDAFAYSGKGVASALISLPLKYMHTTVEMVDKADVESVINLIYESLLKIENGQDFRYIK; encoded by the coding sequence ATGGATAATAAAAGCAAGGAATTTCTCTACAACTATCTAAATAACGCTGCGCCTACAGGTTTTGAATCAAGTGGACAACAAATTTGGTTGGACTACCTCAAACCCTACATTCATGAGCATTTTACGGATGTTTACGGTACCGCCGTTGGGGTCATCAATCCTGATCATGAATACAAGGTAGTCATTGAAGGGCACGCGGATGAAATTTCATGGTTTGTTAATTATATCAATGACAAAGGATACATTTATGTCATTCGAAATGGTGGTTCAGATCACCAGATCGCTCCTTCCAAAAGGGTAAATATCCATACCAGGAGAGGTATTGTAAAAGGTATTTTCGGGTGGCCTGCCATTCACGTGAGAAAGGAGAAAGAAGATGCACCAACCCTTAAAAATATCTTCATCGACGTAGGAGCCAGCTCCAAAGAAGAAGTGGAGGAGATGGGCATCCACGTGGGTTCCGTGATCACTTTTGATGATGAGTTGATGGAGCTCAATGAAAAGTATCTGGTGGGAAGAGCCCTGGACAACCGCATGGGTGGATTCATGATTGCCGAAGTAGCCAGAAGGCTGAGCGAGAATGGAGTCGAACTTCCTTTTGGGTTATACATCGTCAATTCCGTACAGGAAGAGATTGGGTTACGCGGTGCCGAAATGATCTCCAGGACCATCGAGCCAAACGTGGCCATTGTTACAGATGTGACACACGATACGAATTCTCCGATGTACGATAAGATCAGGAGCGGTGATATTTCTGCTGGAAAAGGTCCCACCTTGTCGTATGCTCCTGCTGTTCAAAATAACCTGCGAGACCTGATTTTGTCAGTTGCGGAGGAAAAAGAAATTCCATTCCAGCGATTGGCTTCCTCACGTTTCACGGGAACAGATACTGATGCTTTCGCCTATTCGGGAAAAGGCGTGGCATCTGCGTTGATTTCTCTGCCGTTGAAGTACATGCACACTACTGTGGAGATGGTCGATAAAGCTGATGTGGAAAGTGTGATCAACCTGATCTATGAATCCTTGTTGAAAATTGAGAATGGACAAGACTTCCGATACATCAAGTAA
- a CDS encoding acyl-CoA carboxylase subunit beta — MQYEKPKGPSFIVPTTEKIARLEQLNQEALKGGGEQRIQKQHEKGKLTARERLEVLLDEGTFEETGKLVKHRSSDFGLDKQRILGDGVVTGYGKIDGRLVYVFSQDFTVFGGSLSETHAEKIVKLMDMAMKNGAPVIGLNDSGGARIQEGVVSLGGYADIFYRNTLASGLVPQISAIMGPCAGGAVYSPAITDFIFMVQDSSYMFVTGPNVVKTVTQEEVSSEALGGASTHASKSGVSHFTASNEIECLRNIRKLMGYIPSNCDDELPVLDYQAENELREALDDIIPDQSSQPYDMKDVIGHLVDEDSFYEVHADFAENIVVGFARLAGKSVGVVGNQPLSMAGVLDIDSSTKAARFVRFCDSFNIPLLVLVDVPGFLPGTDQEWNGIISNGAKLLYAFSEATVPRISVITRKAYGGAYDVMNSKHIGADLNYAWPTAEIAVMGAQGASEIIFKKEISGSEDPAKTHQEKVDDYTQKFANPYIAAARGFVDEVIFPRETRQKLINAFEMLENKADRIPRKKHGNIPL; from the coding sequence ATGCAATACGAGAAACCCAAAGGCCCCTCTTTTATCGTTCCAACCACGGAAAAAATTGCCCGGCTTGAGCAATTGAATCAGGAAGCGTTGAAAGGTGGGGGAGAGCAAAGAATCCAAAAACAACATGAAAAAGGAAAACTGACTGCCAGAGAACGACTGGAAGTATTGCTTGACGAAGGTACTTTTGAGGAGACAGGAAAACTGGTAAAGCATCGTTCCAGTGATTTTGGCCTGGATAAGCAGCGCATCCTGGGAGACGGTGTGGTGACTGGTTATGGTAAAATCGACGGTCGATTGGTTTATGTCTTCAGTCAGGATTTTACCGTTTTCGGAGGATCATTATCAGAGACGCATGCGGAGAAGATTGTGAAACTCATGGACATGGCCATGAAGAATGGTGCTCCGGTTATCGGGTTGAATGATTCAGGAGGAGCCAGGATCCAGGAAGGCGTGGTTTCTCTGGGAGGGTATGCGGATATTTTCTATCGCAATACCCTGGCATCGGGTTTGGTGCCGCAGATTTCTGCAATCATGGGACCTTGTGCAGGAGGAGCTGTTTATTCTCCTGCGATCACGGATTTTATTTTCATGGTGCAGGACTCCAGTTACATGTTCGTAACCGGACCAAATGTGGTAAAAACAGTGACACAGGAAGAAGTTTCTTCAGAGGCACTTGGTGGAGCGAGTACGCACGCATCCAAAAGTGGTGTCAGCCATTTTACCGCTTCTAATGAAATAGAATGTCTGCGCAACATCCGAAAGCTTATGGGCTACATCCCGTCCAATTGTGATGATGAGCTTCCGGTATTGGACTATCAAGCTGAAAATGAGCTCAGAGAAGCACTTGACGATATTATCCCTGATCAATCCAGTCAGCCTTATGACATGAAAGATGTGATTGGGCATTTGGTCGATGAAGATTCATTTTATGAAGTACATGCTGACTTTGCGGAGAACATCGTAGTGGGTTTTGCCCGATTGGCCGGAAAGAGCGTTGGAGTCGTAGGCAATCAGCCACTTAGCATGGCAGGTGTGCTGGACATAGATAGCAGTACCAAAGCTGCAAGGTTTGTGCGGTTTTGCGATTCTTTTAATATTCCATTGTTGGTATTGGTAGATGTGCCAGGTTTCTTACCAGGAACTGATCAGGAGTGGAACGGTATCATTAGCAATGGTGCCAAATTGTTATACGCTTTCAGTGAAGCAACAGTGCCACGGATCAGCGTCATCACGCGTAAGGCGTATGGCGGTGCTTATGATGTGATGAACTCCAAACACATAGGAGCAGACCTTAATTATGCCTGGCCAACAGCGGAGATCGCGGTGATGGGGGCGCAAGGTGCTTCGGAGATCATTTTCAAAAAGGAAATTTCTGGCTCAGAAGATCCGGCGAAAACACATCAGGAAAAAGTGGATGATTACACGCAGAAGTTTGCTAATCCGTACATTGCTGCAGCCCGAGGATTTGTAGACGAAGTAATTTTCCCAAGAGAGACCCGCCAAAAGTTGATCAATGCCTTTGAAATGTTAGAGAATAAGGCAGATCGTATTCCACGAAAAAAACACGGAAATATTCCTTTATAG
- a CDS encoding SDR family oxidoreductase, giving the protein MKHKKIAIVTAASKGMGAAAARALAKDGYRLVLMSRTEAIYEIADELSARPLMGSVEKTEDLKRAVDLAYEKYGRIDVVVNNTGHSAKGELLEISDQDWAKGFELLLMNVIRVSRMVTPIMKEQGGGSLINISTFAAQDPSLKFPVSSVARASLTAFCKLFAREYGAFNIRMNNVLPGFISSYPADEETINTIPMLRQGKPPEVADLVAFLASDKSSYITGQDILVDGGLV; this is encoded by the coding sequence GTGAAGCATAAGAAAATTGCAATTGTCACCGCCGCCAGTAAAGGAATGGGGGCTGCCGCCGCGCGAGCATTGGCCAAAGATGGTTACCGCCTGGTATTGATGTCTCGAACCGAGGCCATCTATGAGATCGCCGATGAATTGAGCGCACGACCGTTGATGGGGTCTGTCGAAAAAACCGAAGACCTCAAGCGCGCCGTGGACCTGGCCTATGAAAAGTACGGCCGCATTGATGTTGTAGTAAACAATACCGGTCATTCTGCTAAAGGAGAGTTGCTTGAGATCTCGGATCAGGATTGGGCCAAAGGATTTGAATTGTTACTCATGAATGTAATTCGCGTGTCCCGAATGGTCACGCCGATCATGAAAGAACAGGGTGGAGGAAGCTTGATCAACATTTCTACGTTTGCTGCGCAGGACCCTTCTTTGAAATTCCCGGTTTCATCAGTGGCAAGGGCATCGCTAACGGCTTTTTGTAAGCTATTTGCCAGAGAGTATGGTGCATTCAATATTCGGATGAACAATGTTTTGCCAGGGTTCATTTCCAGCTATCCCGCGGATGAAGAGACCATCAATACCATTCCTATGTTACGGCAAGGAAAACCACCGGAAGTCGCAGATCTCGTTGCATTTCTTGCTTCGGATAAGTCTTCCTACATCACTGGACAAGATATTTTGGTGGACGGGGGACTAGTCTGA
- the fbp gene encoding class 1 fructose-bisphosphatase, with amino-acid sequence MNKISLGLPIGTTLDRFIKKKEDEHPESTGELSQLLRDIALAGKIINREVNKSGLLDIAGAYGAKNVQGEDQQKLDVIANIRFTRALRNGGMTCAIISEEEQEIVHLNPNCRYVVAMDPLDGSSNIDVNVSIGTIFSIYRRISPVGGPVTDEDVLQPGTEQVAAGYILYGSSTMLVYTTGNGVHGFTLEPSLGEFVLSHNQLTYPETGKIYSINEGSWHQFEAGTIQYLEDCKKQGLTARYIGSLVADFHRNMLKGGIYIYPRSTKAPDGKLRLLYECNALAFIAEQAGGMATDGHQRIVEIQPTSFHQRAPFYVGSNDMVKHAMEFLK; translated from the coding sequence ATGAACAAAATTAGCCTGGGACTCCCAATCGGAACTACTCTTGATCGTTTTATTAAGAAAAAAGAAGACGAGCACCCAGAGTCAACAGGAGAATTAAGCCAACTGCTTAGGGACATTGCACTTGCTGGAAAGATTATCAACCGTGAAGTAAATAAATCAGGTTTACTGGACATTGCAGGTGCTTATGGTGCGAAAAACGTACAAGGTGAAGACCAACAAAAACTGGATGTAATTGCCAACATCCGTTTTACACGTGCTTTGCGAAATGGAGGGATGACCTGTGCGATCATTTCCGAAGAAGAGCAGGAAATAGTTCATCTCAATCCCAACTGCCGATATGTGGTGGCCATGGATCCACTCGATGGGTCTTCAAACATTGATGTGAATGTGTCTATCGGAACCATCTTTTCCATTTATCGCAGGATCTCTCCAGTAGGTGGGCCGGTTACCGATGAAGATGTGCTCCAACCAGGCACCGAACAAGTAGCAGCCGGTTATATTTTGTATGGTTCGTCTACGATGTTGGTTTACACCACTGGAAATGGCGTTCACGGCTTCACATTGGAACCTTCATTAGGAGAATTTGTATTGTCACACAATCAATTGACCTACCCCGAAACGGGAAAGATTTACTCCATCAATGAAGGATCCTGGCATCAGTTTGAAGCAGGGACCATACAATACCTGGAAGATTGTAAAAAGCAGGGTTTGACCGCTCGATACATTGGTTCATTGGTTGCCGACTTCCATAGAAATATGCTCAAAGGTGGCATCTACATTTACCCAAGAAGTACCAAAGCTCCTGACGGAAAGCTACGATTACTTTACGAATGCAATGCCCTGGCGTTTATCGCAGAACAAGCGGGCGGCATGGCAACGGATGGTCACCAACGCATTGTAGAAATACAGCCTACTTCATTTCATCAAAGGGCTCCTTTCTACGTAGGGTCCAATGATATGGTGAAGCATGCAATGGAATTTTTGAAATAA
- a CDS encoding aspartate kinase, with translation MRIFKFGGASVKNAAAIRNLQDILSNYADEKLFVVVSAMGKTTNKLEHLAKLGFAQKPYEMAIHEIEQEHIEISEELLGEVPAPIKKLFASLANTVARGMESWPEYYDQVVSHGELLSTSLIVQFLKRTMPVEWLDARDFIATSEHYMQAKVDIQATKENISAILASEKTFLTQGFIGRSANGKSTTLGREGSDYSAALFANFLQADELVVWKDVPGIMTADPKLSSEVKQYDRLTYRRAVEMTYYGAKVIHPKTMGPLAKANIPMTVRSFLDLNQKGTLITSDEALAEEVLPSMVYRYDQVLVSLRIPDGSTIDHLLMSEVMQDLSQLEVQINLMQHSALSFSFCLDEDKAQLENMRGLLGRKYSVLENNGLHLVTFMNYEKGKGQTMPAMKEIFLEQRTRHHHRILYRP, from the coding sequence GTGCGAATTTTCAAATTCGGCGGAGCTTCCGTCAAGAATGCAGCGGCCATTAGAAACCTGCAGGACATTCTTTCCAATTACGCTGATGAAAAGTTATTTGTTGTGGTATCCGCTATGGGTAAAACAACGAATAAATTAGAGCACCTGGCAAAGCTTGGGTTCGCACAAAAGCCTTATGAAATGGCCATTCATGAAATCGAGCAGGAACATATTGAAATATCGGAGGAGCTATTGGGAGAAGTACCAGCTCCCATTAAAAAGTTGTTTGCATCTCTGGCAAATACGGTAGCCCGAGGGATGGAGTCTTGGCCGGAGTATTACGATCAGGTCGTTTCGCATGGAGAGTTACTGTCAACTTCATTGATCGTTCAATTTCTAAAACGGACGATGCCTGTTGAATGGCTGGATGCGAGGGATTTTATTGCTACTTCGGAACATTATATGCAGGCTAAGGTTGACATTCAGGCAACCAAAGAAAATATTTCAGCCATACTAGCATCAGAAAAAACCTTCCTGACCCAGGGATTCATTGGAAGATCTGCCAATGGAAAATCAACCACCCTTGGAAGAGAGGGGTCTGATTATTCGGCAGCGCTTTTTGCCAACTTTCTGCAAGCAGATGAATTGGTGGTATGGAAGGATGTCCCGGGAATCATGACGGCCGATCCCAAGTTGTCTAGCGAGGTGAAGCAATACGATCGCTTGACTTATCGCCGGGCGGTAGAAATGACCTACTATGGAGCCAAAGTGATCCATCCCAAAACCATGGGGCCGCTGGCGAAAGCCAATATTCCGATGACGGTGCGTTCCTTCCTCGATCTGAATCAAAAAGGGACTTTGATCACTTCCGATGAAGCATTAGCGGAAGAAGTATTACCATCTATGGTTTACAGGTACGATCAGGTGTTAGTTTCTCTACGAATTCCAGATGGCAGTACCATCGATCATTTATTGATGTCGGAGGTCATGCAGGATTTAAGTCAGTTGGAGGTACAGATCAATCTTATGCAGCATTCGGCACTGTCATTTTCTTTTTGTCTGGATGAAGACAAAGCACAATTGGAGAATATGAGAGGACTTCTTGGTCGTAAATACAGCGTGCTGGAAAACAATGGGTTGCATCTGGTAACTTTCATGAATTATGAAAAAGGTAAAGGACAGACCATGCCTGCCATGAAAGAAATATTTTTGGAGCAAAGGACCCGACATCACCATCGTATCCTTTATCGGCCTTAG
- a CDS encoding helical backbone metal receptor translates to MDKTSDTSSNWRVKDQMGREIDLPHTPQRIISLVPSITEYLVDLGLGSRLVGRTKFCIHPEGKVKSIERIGGTKTFNFEKIDALQPDLIIGNKEENYEEGINQLSSQYPVWMSDILNLEQNFEMMVALGDITGKREEAASWIRRVRQNFARYHRKYSGRVIYMIWQKPYMVAGRGTYINSILEYLGYENVVLQKRYPEIDEYILRKLQADRVFLSSEPFPFKESHKEEFKTLFPGSLTQLVDGEAFSWYGSRLAKVDFEFG, encoded by the coding sequence ATGGACAAGACTTCCGATACATCAAGTAATTGGCGGGTCAAAGATCAGATGGGGCGTGAGATTGATTTACCTCACACGCCCCAACGTATCATCTCTCTGGTCCCATCGATTACAGAATACCTTGTGGATTTGGGCCTTGGTAGTCGTTTAGTCGGGCGGACCAAGTTTTGCATCCACCCGGAAGGAAAAGTCAAGAGTATCGAACGGATCGGTGGAACTAAGACCTTTAATTTTGAAAAGATAGATGCGCTACAGCCTGACCTGATCATCGGGAACAAAGAAGAAAATTACGAGGAGGGTATCAATCAACTGTCATCGCAATATCCGGTCTGGATGAGTGATATATTGAACCTTGAGCAGAATTTTGAAATGATGGTGGCGCTTGGTGATATAACAGGAAAGCGCGAGGAGGCGGCTTCCTGGATCCGTAGGGTTCGGCAAAATTTTGCTCGATACCATCGGAAATATTCCGGGCGTGTGATCTATATGATCTGGCAAAAACCGTACATGGTTGCTGGCCGTGGTACGTACATCAATTCAATATTGGAATACCTCGGATATGAAAATGTAGTCTTACAGAAACGATATCCGGAAATTGACGAGTACATCCTGCGTAAGCTCCAGGCAGATCGGGTTTTCTTAAGTTCTGAACCGTTTCCCTTCAAGGAAAGCCACAAAGAAGAGTTTAAAACGCTTTTTCCCGGATCACTGACCCAATTAGTGGATGGCGAGGCATTTTCCTGGTATGGAAGCCGACTCGCTAAAGTCGACTTTGAGTTCGGGTAG
- a CDS encoding exopolyphosphatase, with translation MKVAVIDMGTNTFHLIIAQITKGKYELILRERQAVKIGEKGINEGFITPEAHQRAVDAMVDFRKKIDAHQVQHVQATATSALRNAKNGAAVASSILRKAAINPRIISGLEEAELIYNGVKEALNIGQHPALIMDIGGGSIEFIIGTHDEIFWKQSFEIGGQRLFEKFHQIDPISTSAHQELEEYLERSLQELIEKAQELKPEVLIGSSGTFDTLSDIYLQSNGQQQSSTATEPPLTMEAYRKIHQELVQKNRKQRLQIPGMIEMRVDMIVVASILVSFVIDTLNLNTIRVSSFALKEGLLLQMIQAHQGE, from the coding sequence TTGAAAGTTGCGGTAATTGATATGGGTACCAATACTTTCCACTTGATCATTGCTCAGATCACTAAAGGAAAGTATGAATTGATCCTGCGGGAAAGGCAAGCGGTGAAAATCGGCGAAAAAGGGATCAATGAAGGTTTCATCACACCCGAAGCTCACCAGCGAGCTGTAGATGCCATGGTCGATTTTAGAAAAAAGATCGATGCACATCAAGTACAACATGTACAGGCCACCGCTACCAGTGCACTTCGCAATGCCAAAAATGGTGCAGCAGTGGCCTCCAGTATCCTTCGGAAAGCAGCCATCAACCCAAGGATCATTTCCGGACTGGAAGAAGCTGAACTCATTTATAATGGTGTAAAAGAAGCGCTAAACATCGGACAGCATCCGGCTTTGATCATGGACATTGGGGGAGGTAGTATCGAATTTATCATTGGCACTCACGATGAGATTTTCTGGAAACAAAGTTTTGAGATCGGTGGCCAGCGGTTATTTGAAAAATTCCATCAAATCGATCCGATAAGCACCTCCGCTCATCAGGAATTAGAAGAGTATCTGGAACGTTCTTTACAGGAACTGATTGAAAAGGCCCAAGAATTGAAGCCTGAGGTACTGATTGGTTCTTCAGGAACTTTTGATACCCTTAGCGACATTTATCTGCAGTCCAATGGTCAGCAACAATCCAGTACAGCAACTGAGCCTCCGCTTACCATGGAAGCTTATCGGAAGATACACCAGGAATTGGTCCAAAAAAACAGGAAGCAAAGACTTCAGATACCTGGCATGATTGAAATGCGGGTGGACATGATAGTGGTTGCTTCGATTCTCGTATCTTTTGTGATCGATACACTCAACCTAAATACAATACGTGTCTCTTCTTTTGCGCTGAAAGAAGGACTTCTATTACAAATGATTCAGGCTCATCAGGGAGAATAA
- a CDS encoding EF-hand domain-containing protein, with amino-acid sequence MTDGLLEQKWHYFFSVLDTDRNGVLQPSDFLLVADRISNLVLFNRADQKTNLSSRSYRLFIQITTDIGKEETTLTREEWIDFFMNIVLSRPSRYISTTARYIFSLFDQDGDGYISREEYLNMIRAYGLNLDEIEDNFALLDLNDDGYISKFEMIQAFEAFFLSNNRSDPGNWIYGDWKEIYIN; translated from the coding sequence ATGACAGATGGCTTATTAGAACAAAAATGGCACTACTTTTTTAGTGTGCTGGATACAGATCGTAATGGAGTTTTGCAACCATCGGATTTTCTACTGGTGGCGGACCGTATCAGCAATCTGGTCCTATTTAATCGTGCCGATCAGAAAACCAATCTCTCTTCCAGGTCTTACCGCTTATTCATTCAAATCACCACAGATATTGGCAAGGAAGAAACCACGCTGACCCGAGAAGAATGGATTGACTTCTTTATGAATATCGTTCTTTCCCGCCCTTCCAGATACATCTCCACAACTGCACGATATATCTTCTCATTGTTTGATCAGGATGGCGATGGTTATATCTCTCGGGAAGAGTACCTGAACATGATCCGAGCCTATGGCCTGAACCTGGATGAGATCGAGGATAATTTCGCCTTGTTGGACCTAAATGATGATGGCTACATTTCTAAATTTGAAATGATCCAGGCATTTGAAGCATTCTTCTTAAGCAATAATCGTTCTGATCCGGGTAATTGGATCTATGGTGACTGGAAAGAAATTTATATCA
- a CDS encoding Ldh family oxidoreductase, producing MTVSYDTLYEFARSVFIKIGCPETDAALAAKVLVNADLRGIDSHGIARLIGYIRLYDKQRINATPAIKVEHETPSTAVINGDEGLGLVVGPQAMELAIAKAKNVGSGWVSVKNSNHFGIAGYHAMMALEDDCIGFAMTNASPLVSPTFANDRLLGTNPIAAAIPAGEELPFVLDMATTTAANGKLEVLQRKGDEAPAGWIQNKEGFSSTDPGDVKAGGSLLPLGGDKEHGSHKGYGLGGMVDILSAVLSGANYGPWVPPFVAFLDPPNDPVGQGIGHFFGALRVDGFRPVQEFKDHMDNWLKRFRSAKTVPGQEKVLVPGDPERAMEAHRRKHGIELLPAVVKDLNSLEERFGITL from the coding sequence ATGACGGTTAGCTACGACACTTTATACGAATTTGCTCGTTCCGTTTTCATCAAAATCGGATGTCCCGAAACAGACGCTGCCCTCGCGGCCAAAGTACTGGTCAATGCAGATCTTAGAGGTATTGATTCACATGGCATTGCCAGATTGATCGGATACATTCGACTGTATGACAAACAAAGGATCAATGCTACTCCAGCTATTAAGGTAGAACACGAAACCCCAAGTACAGCGGTCATTAATGGTGACGAAGGGCTTGGGTTAGTTGTTGGGCCCCAAGCCATGGAATTAGCCATTGCTAAAGCAAAGAATGTTGGGAGTGGCTGGGTATCCGTTAAAAACTCCAATCACTTTGGCATCGCAGGTTATCACGCCATGATGGCGTTGGAAGATGATTGTATTGGTTTCGCCATGACTAATGCAAGTCCTCTGGTTTCGCCCACGTTCGCCAATGATCGATTGCTGGGTACCAATCCGATTGCTGCGGCCATCCCTGCCGGCGAAGAGCTGCCATTTGTTTTGGACATGGCAACCACAACCGCCGCTAATGGAAAATTGGAAGTCCTCCAACGTAAAGGTGATGAGGCTCCTGCCGGGTGGATCCAAAATAAAGAAGGCTTTTCCAGTACCGACCCTGGAGATGTAAAAGCCGGAGGTTCGCTTTTACCTCTAGGTGGAGATAAAGAACATGGCTCCCATAAAGGGTATGGCCTCGGCGGCATGGTGGATATTCTATCCGCTGTACTTTCCGGTGCCAATTACGGCCCCTGGGTTCCTCCTTTCGTAGCGTTCCTCGACCCACCTAATGATCCTGTTGGGCAGGGCATTGGTCATTTCTTTGGCGCGCTACGTGTAGATGGATTCCGGCCAGTTCAGGAATTTAAAGATCATATGGACAACTGGTTAAAAAGGTTTCGGTCCGCTAAGACTGTACCAGGTCAGGAAAAGGTATTGGTACCGGGTGATCCCGAAAGAGCCATGGAGGCGCACCGACGTAAACATGGCATAGAGTTGCTACCAGCCGTTGTAAAAGACCTGAATTCGCTTGAAGAACGATTCGGCATTACACTGTAA